In Microcoleus sp. AS-A8, one DNA window encodes the following:
- a CDS encoding pentapeptide repeat-containing protein: MQLKHLLTVALLSTTFLAAPVKAENPVQVKQLLETYECPGCDLSGANLTGAHLIGADLRNANLQGATLVDANLEGADLTGANLRDANLTRAFVNSTSLNSANLINVDFTEAHLYSADVEQAVMSDIVLTDADVFNTAISVGGEYPEP, from the coding sequence ATGCAACTCAAACATCTGCTGACAGTAGCTTTATTGAGTACAACTTTTTTAGCAGCTCCTGTTAAAGCTGAAAACCCTGTCCAGGTTAAACAATTATTGGAAACCTATGAATGTCCAGGATGTGACTTATCAGGAGCGAACCTCACAGGTGCCCACCTCATTGGTGCTGATTTAAGGAATGCTAATTTGCAGGGAGCCACCCTCGTTGATGCGAATTTAGAGGGGGCTGATTTAACAGGGGCTAACCTTAGAGACGCGAATTTGACCAGAGCCTTTGTCAATAGTACGAGCTTAAATAGTGCTAACCTGATTAATGTAGATTTCACGGAAGCTCACCTGTATAGTGCAGATGTGGAGCAAGCCGTTATGAGTGATATCGTCCTTACTGATGCGGATGTGTTTAATACGGCCATCAGTGTGGGTGGAGAATATCCCGAACCTTAA